Proteins from one Streptomyces caniferus genomic window:
- a CDS encoding PP2C family protein-serine/threonine phosphatase — protein MSAFPIDYAAVFQALPGAVLLLTPQLVIADVNEALLRRAGRDRSQLIGRPLFEVFPDNPDDPDASGMRNLRASLERVVATGASDTMALQRYDVEARGRPGVFEERYWSPVNAPVLDAEGRVRLIVHRVEEVTDIVRAGLGAHEGDRERLEAELYTRAQDLQEVNDRLRRSHAQEREVVLALQEAMLPAPGPVGHHRAAVRYRPAVGALNVCGDWYDLADLPGDRMAVAVGDVVGHGLAAACVMGQLRSALSAAIRVVGGPARALEVLGIYARSVDGAESTTAVQAVIDWTTHTIAYSSAGHPPPALLHPDGTVELLDGATDPPLGARPEHVDRPEAHAAFTDDAVLVLYTDGLIERRHEDIDVGLARLAEALTRHQGAGAETLADALLAELLPPGGATDDAALVIIRL, from the coding sequence GTGAGCGCGTTCCCGATCGACTATGCGGCGGTCTTCCAGGCGCTGCCGGGCGCAGTGCTGCTGCTCACCCCACAGCTCGTGATCGCCGACGTCAACGAGGCCCTGCTGCGGCGGGCCGGGCGCGACCGCTCCCAGCTGATCGGCCGCCCGCTCTTCGAGGTCTTCCCCGACAACCCCGACGACCCCGACGCCTCCGGGATGCGCAACCTCCGGGCCTCCCTGGAACGCGTGGTGGCCACCGGCGCGAGCGACACCATGGCGCTGCAGCGCTACGACGTCGAGGCGCGGGGCCGGCCGGGAGTGTTCGAGGAGCGCTACTGGAGTCCGGTCAATGCGCCCGTGCTCGATGCCGAGGGGCGGGTGCGGCTGATCGTGCACCGGGTCGAGGAGGTCACCGACATCGTCCGGGCCGGTCTCGGCGCGCACGAGGGCGACCGGGAGCGGCTGGAGGCCGAGCTCTACACCCGTGCCCAGGACCTCCAGGAGGTCAACGACCGGCTGCGGCGGTCCCACGCCCAGGAGCGGGAGGTGGTGCTGGCCCTCCAGGAGGCGATGCTGCCGGCGCCCGGGCCCGTGGGGCACCACCGGGCCGCGGTGCGCTACCGGCCCGCGGTCGGTGCGCTCAACGTCTGCGGCGACTGGTACGACCTGGCCGATCTGCCCGGGGACCGGATGGCGGTCGCGGTCGGCGACGTCGTCGGCCACGGCCTGGCCGCCGCCTGTGTCATGGGCCAGCTCCGCAGCGCGCTGAGCGCTGCCATCCGGGTCGTCGGCGGCCCCGCCCGGGCACTGGAGGTGCTGGGCATCTACGCCCGCTCGGTGGACGGCGCGGAATCCACCACCGCGGTGCAGGCCGTCATCGACTGGACCACGCACACCATCGCCTACAGCAGCGCCGGCCATCCACCGCCGGCCCTGCTGCACCCGGACGGCACCGTGGAACTGCTGGACGGGGCGACCGACCCGCCGCTGGGGGCGCGGCCGGAGCATGTCGACCGCCCGGAGGCGCACGCCGCGTTCACCGACGATGCGGTGCTGGTGCTGTACACGGACGGGCTGATCGAGCGCCGCCACGAGGACATCGATGTCGGTCTGGCGCGGCTGGCCGAGGCGCTGACGCGGCACCAGGGCGCCGGCGCGGAGACGCTCGCCGACGCGCTGCTCGCGGAGCTGCTGCCTCCGGGTGGTGCCACCGACGATGCGGCCCTCGTCATCATCCGACTCTGA
- the ligD gene encoding non-homologous end-joining DNA ligase, with product MAGAGAVELDVAGRTVRLSHPDKTYYPERGFTKLDVAQYYLAVADGVLRGLRDRPTTMQRFPDGVEGEFFYQKRAPKGLPDWLPTARIAFPSGRFADEMCPTEPAAVLWAANLGCLTFHPWPVRRADTEHPDELRIDLDPQPGTDFADAVRVAHLLRELLTEHGLRGWPKTSGGRGVHVYVPIRPRWTFTEVRRAAITLARALERRMPDLVTSAWWKEERGTKVFVDYNQMARDRTIASAYSLRARPRATVSTPLRWDELSDAAPEDFDLRTVPPRFAELGDVHADMADHAFGLESVLELADRQAADEGLGDMPYPPDHPKMPGEPSRVQPSRARKE from the coding sequence ATGGCCGGAGCCGGAGCTGTCGAACTGGACGTCGCGGGGCGCACCGTACGCCTGTCGCACCCCGACAAGACGTATTACCCGGAGCGCGGATTCACCAAGCTGGACGTCGCGCAGTACTACCTCGCCGTCGCCGACGGGGTGCTGCGGGGGCTGCGCGACCGGCCCACCACCATGCAGCGCTTCCCCGACGGCGTCGAGGGCGAGTTCTTCTACCAGAAGCGGGCCCCGAAGGGGCTGCCGGACTGGCTGCCCACCGCCCGTATCGCCTTCCCCAGCGGACGCTTCGCCGACGAGATGTGCCCCACCGAGCCCGCCGCGGTGCTCTGGGCGGCCAATCTGGGGTGCCTGACGTTCCATCCGTGGCCCGTCCGGCGCGCCGACACCGAGCACCCCGACGAACTGCGGATCGACCTCGACCCGCAGCCCGGCACCGACTTCGCGGACGCCGTCCGGGTGGCCCACCTCCTGCGCGAACTGCTGACGGAGCACGGGCTGCGCGGCTGGCCCAAGACGTCCGGCGGCCGCGGGGTGCACGTCTACGTACCGATCCGGCCCCGCTGGACCTTCACCGAGGTCAGACGGGCCGCGATCACCCTGGCCCGGGCGCTGGAGCGCCGGATGCCGGACCTGGTGACCTCGGCATGGTGGAAGGAGGAGCGCGGCACGAAGGTCTTCGTCGACTACAACCAGATGGCCCGGGACCGGACCATCGCCTCCGCCTACTCGCTGCGCGCGCGGCCCCGGGCGACCGTCTCCACCCCGCTGCGCTGGGACGAGCTCTCCGACGCCGCGCCCGAGGACTTCGATCTGCGGACGGTCCCCCCGCGGTTCGCCGAACTCGGCGATGTGCACGCGGACATGGCCGACCACGCCTTCGGCCTGGAATCCGTTCTGGAGCTCGCGGACCGTCAGGCGGCGGACGAGGGGCTGGGCGACATGCCCTATCCCCCCGACCATCCGAAGATGCCGGGGGAGCCGTCCCGGGTCCAGCCGAGCCGGGCCCGCAAGGAGTGA
- a CDS encoding ATP-dependent DNA ligase, producing the protein MDLPVMPPVSPMLAKPVADIPAGMLYEAKWDGFRVIVFRDGEDVEIASRTTKSLTRYFPEVVTAARAELPPRCVVDGEIVIAHDGRLHFEELLERIHPADSRVRTLAERTPASLVAFDLLALGSDALVHEPQSARREALVEALRPAGAPVYTAPATRDQELARRWFTQFEGAGLDGVVAKPLDLPYRPGDRVMYKVKHARTADCVVAGYRLHKSGPVVGSLLLGLYDDEGELQHVGVCASFPMARRRALVEELAPLLMDDVSGHPWGAWTDESAHASRRMPGGPSRWSGGKDLSWMPLRPERVCEVAYDHMEGSRFRHTAQFRHWRLDRTPESCTYSQLEEPVGYDLGQLLPG; encoded by the coding sequence ATGGACCTGCCCGTCATGCCCCCGGTCTCCCCCATGCTCGCGAAGCCGGTGGCCGACATCCCCGCCGGCATGCTGTACGAGGCCAAGTGGGACGGCTTCCGCGTCATCGTCTTCCGGGACGGCGAGGACGTCGAGATCGCCAGCCGTACGACGAAATCGCTCACCCGCTACTTCCCCGAAGTGGTCACCGCGGCACGGGCCGAGCTGCCGCCGCGCTGCGTGGTCGACGGCGAGATCGTCATCGCCCATGACGGCCGGCTGCACTTCGAGGAGCTGCTGGAGCGCATTCACCCGGCGGACTCCCGGGTCCGCACCCTCGCCGAGCGGACGCCCGCCTCGCTGGTCGCCTTCGACCTGCTGGCGCTCGGCTCCGATGCGCTGGTGCACGAGCCGCAGTCGGCACGCCGGGAAGCCCTGGTCGAGGCGCTGCGCCCGGCCGGGGCGCCGGTGTACACCGCGCCCGCGACGAGGGATCAGGAGCTGGCGCGCCGCTGGTTCACCCAGTTCGAGGGGGCGGGTCTGGACGGGGTGGTCGCCAAGCCGCTCGATCTGCCGTACCGGCCCGGCGACCGGGTCATGTACAAGGTCAAGCATGCCCGCACCGCCGACTGTGTGGTCGCCGGCTACCGGCTGCACAAGAGCGGGCCGGTGGTCGGCTCCCTGCTGCTCGGCCTGTACGACGACGAAGGGGAGCTGCAGCACGTCGGGGTGTGCGCCTCGTTCCCCATGGCCCGGCGGCGCGCGCTGGTCGAGGAGCTGGCGCCGCTGCTGATGGACGACGTCTCGGGCCATCCGTGGGGCGCGTGGACCGACGAGTCGGCGCATGCCTCCCGGCGGATGCCCGGCGGGCCCAGCCGCTGGAGCGGCGGCAAGGACCTGTCGTGGATGCCGCTGCGCCCGGAGCGGGTGTGCGAGGTCGCGTACGACCACATGGAGGGCAGCAGATTCCGTCATACCGCCCAGTTCCGCCACTGGCGCCTCGACCGTACGCCGGAGAGCTGCACCTACTCCCAGCTGGAGGAGCCGGTGGGCTACGACCTGGGGCAGCTGCTGCCGGGCTGA